A window from Prosthecobacter algae encodes these proteins:
- the gmk gene encoding guanylate kinase produces MNLTSPRLGLLVVVSGPSGTGKTTLCRKVCDGETAVFSVSCTTRAPRPGEEHGKDYFFLEEEDFLARVDRGEFFEYARVHNRWYGTLKSYVYDYLRRGVDVFMDIDVQGAGQVRGCEDELVGRCLTDIFVMPPSLQELRQRLMGRNTESAEAFELRMRNAEAELQHWHDYRYCLVSDTRESDEERFRALLKAEKMKSSLVI; encoded by the coding sequence ATGAATCTCACGTCTCCTCGTCTCGGTCTTTTGGTGGTGGTTTCCGGTCCTTCTGGCACGGGCAAAACCACGCTTTGCCGCAAGGTGTGCGATGGGGAAACGGCGGTGTTTTCGGTCTCCTGCACCACCCGTGCGCCACGTCCGGGTGAGGAGCATGGGAAGGACTACTTTTTCCTGGAGGAGGAGGACTTTTTGGCCCGTGTGGATCGGGGGGAATTCTTCGAGTACGCGCGTGTGCACAATCGCTGGTACGGCACGCTGAAAAGCTATGTGTATGATTACCTGCGCCGTGGGGTGGATGTGTTCATGGACATCGATGTACAGGGCGCAGGCCAGGTGCGCGGCTGTGAGGATGAACTGGTGGGCCGCTGCCTGACGGACATCTTTGTGATGCCGCCGAGCCTGCAGGAACTGCGCCAGCGGCTGATGGGCCGCAACACGGAAAGTGCGGAGGCCTTTGAACTGCGGATGCGCAATGCGGAGGCGGAGCTGCAGCACTGGCACGACTACCGCTACTGCCTGGTGAGCGACACGCGCGAGAGCGATGAAGAACGCTTCCGCGCCCTGCTGAAGGCGGAGAAGATGAAGTCGAGCCTGGTGATTTGA
- a CDS encoding hemolysin family protein: protein MNDFLSIHSQLLAMGNASHEVLHEWNLTASEVAWSAALVLFFVLLNAFFVAAEFAIVKVRSTQLDALVEEGHASAMVARKALKNLDGYLSATQLGITLASIALGMIGEPYVARVIQPLMWKLGVTSDPIISSVSIGIGFGVVTFLHVVLGELTPKSLAIRKSLATVLVISAPLHFFYVLFKPAIWVLNGAANWLLKTFFRLEPASESELAHSEEELRHIVAESQNAKEVTETEKDILLNALALNDRCVRDVMTPRNQVISLDADDSFEANLKVAVDCKHTRYPLVEGHLDHSIGLIHIKDLLALIGKPSADLRKIKRDLPMVPEMMPIDKLLRFFLDRHVHIALAVDEYGGTVGVVTLDNVLEEIVGDIQDEFDQENSEFRRVDDDEFIVEGTLNLYELKDQAGLDIESEEVTTIGGYVTHLLGHLPKVGEKVIIEGYEVTTTKADLRRVLQLRFQRVLAEPDGLVGDGDDGDE from the coding sequence ATGAACGACTTCCTTTCCATTCATAGCCAGTTGCTCGCCATGGGCAACGCCTCGCATGAGGTCTTGCATGAGTGGAACCTGACGGCCAGCGAAGTGGCGTGGTCGGCCGCGCTGGTGCTGTTTTTTGTGCTGCTGAACGCCTTCTTTGTGGCGGCGGAATTTGCGATTGTGAAGGTGCGTAGCACGCAGCTCGACGCCCTGGTGGAAGAGGGCCATGCCAGTGCGATGGTGGCGCGCAAGGCGCTGAAGAACCTGGACGGTTACCTTTCTGCCACGCAGCTTGGCATCACCCTCGCGAGTATTGCCCTGGGGATGATCGGCGAGCCGTATGTGGCGCGGGTGATCCAGCCGCTGATGTGGAAGCTGGGCGTGACGAGCGACCCGATCATTTCGTCGGTCTCCATCGGCATTGGCTTTGGGGTGGTAACCTTCTTACACGTGGTGCTGGGGGAACTGACGCCGAAGTCGCTGGCCATCCGCAAATCGCTGGCGACGGTGCTGGTGATCAGTGCGCCGCTGCATTTCTTTTACGTGCTGTTCAAGCCGGCCATCTGGGTGCTGAACGGAGCGGCTAACTGGCTGCTGAAGACTTTTTTCCGCCTGGAGCCTGCCTCCGAAAGTGAGCTGGCGCACTCTGAAGAGGAGCTGCGGCACATCGTGGCGGAGAGCCAGAATGCCAAGGAGGTGACGGAGACGGAGAAGGACATCCTGCTGAATGCGCTGGCGCTGAATGACCGCTGCGTGCGGGATGTGATGACGCCGCGCAACCAGGTGATCTCCCTGGATGCGGACGACTCCTTTGAGGCGAACCTGAAGGTGGCGGTGGACTGCAAGCACACGCGCTATCCGCTGGTGGAAGGGCACCTGGATCACAGCATCGGGCTGATTCACATCAAGGATCTGCTGGCGCTGATCGGCAAGCCTTCGGCGGACCTGCGCAAGATCAAACGGGATCTGCCGATGGTGCCAGAGATGATGCCGATCGACAAGCTGCTGCGGTTTTTCCTGGACCGGCATGTGCACATCGCCCTGGCGGTGGATGAGTATGGCGGCACGGTGGGCGTGGTGACGCTGGACAACGTGCTGGAGGAGATCGTGGGCGACATTCAGGACGAATTTGACCAGGAAAACAGCGAGTTTCGCCGGGTGGATGACGATGAATTCATCGTGGAGGGGACGCTGAACCTTTATGAACTGAAGGATCAGGCGGGCCTGGACATCGAGAGCGAGGAAGTGACGACCATTGGCGGCTATGTCACGCATCTGCTGGGGCATCTGCCGAAGGTGGGAGAGAAGGTGATCATCGAAGGTTACGAAGTGACCACGACGAAGGCGGACCTGCGCCGGGTGCTGCAACTGCGTTTCCAGCGGGTGCTGGCCGAGCCGGATGGCTTGGTGGGGGATGGTGACGATGGGGATGAGTAG